One Excalfactoria chinensis isolate bCotChi1 chromosome 19, bCotChi1.hap2, whole genome shotgun sequence genomic window carries:
- the HNF1B gene encoding hepatocyte nuclear factor 1-beta isoform X2: MVSQLSALQRELLGALLSSGATKEGLIRALEDMVPAAGFGVKLESLPLSPGGPPDGKPGFVPLANGHGKGKLSGDEGSEDGDDFDTPQILRELQALNTEEAVEQRAEVDRMISEDPWRAAKMIKGYMQQHNIPQREVVDVTGLNQSHLSQHLNKGTPMKTQKRAALYTWYVRKQREILRQFNQQNQGAGQLDDACTETPSKKMRRNRFKWGPASQQILYQAYDRQKNPSKEEREALVEECNRAECLQRGVSPSKAHGLGSNLVTEVRVYNWFANRRKEEAFRQKLAMDAYSSGQPPHSMNLLLSHGSPHHNQPSASPPSKMPGVRYGQGASSEAASSGAISHHGSGAMVTTSQAVLQQVSPASLDPGHGLLSPDGKMISVSGGGLPPVSTLTNIHSLSHHNPQQSQNLIMTPLSGVMAIAQSLNTSQAQSVPVINSVAGSLAALQPVQFSQQLHSPHQQPLMQQSPSHMAQQPFMATVTQLQNSHMYAHKQEPPQYSHTSRFPSAMVVTDTSSISTLTNMSSSKQCPLQAW, from the exons ATGGTGTCCCAGCTGAGCGCCCTGCAGCGGGAGCTCCTGGGCGCCCTGCTCAGCTCCGGGGCCACCAAGGAGGGGCTGATCCGCGCCCTGGAGGACATGGTGCCCGCCGCCGGCTTCGGCGTCAAACTGGAGAGCCTGCCGCTGTCCCCCGGCGGGCCGCCCGACGGCAAGCCCGGCTTCGTGCCGCTGGCCAACGGGCACGGCAAGGGCAAGCTGTCCGGCGACGAGGGCTCGGAGGACGGCGACGACTTCGACACGCCGCAGATTCTCCGCGAGCTGCAGGCGCTCAACACCGAGGAGGCCGTGGAGCAGCGGGCAGAAGTGGACAGGATGATCAG TGAGGACCCGTGGCGGGCGGCGAAGATGATCAAGGGCTacatgcagcagcacaacatcCCGCAGCGCGAGGTGGTGGATGTCACCGGCCTCAACCAGTCGCACCTCTCTCAGCACCTCAACAAAGGCACCCCCATGAAGACACAGAAGCGGGCTGCCCTCTACACGTGGTACGTCCGCAAGCAGCGGGAGATCCTGCGGC AGTTCAATCAGCAGAACCAGGGGGCTGGCCAGCTCGACGATGCCTGCACCGAAACCCCCAGCAAGAAGATGCGCCGCAACCGCTTCAAGTGGGGGCCGGCCTCCCAGCAAATCTTGTACCAAGCCTACGACCGCCAAAAGAACCCCAGCAAGGAGGAGCGCGAGGCGCTGGTGGAGGAGTGCAACAG GGCCGAGTGCCTGCAGCGAGGGGTGTCACCATCCAAGGCACATGGACTTGGCTCCAACCTGGTGACGGAGGTGCGTGTCTACAACTGGTTTGCCAACCGGCGGAAGGAGGAAGCTTTCCGCCAGAAGTTGGCTATGGACGCCTACAGCTCAGGCCAGCCCCCGCACAGCATGAACCTGCTGCTGTCCCACGGCTCCCCACACCACAACCAGCCCAGCGCCTCACCGCCCAGCAAGATGCCAG GGGTCCGGTACGGCCAGGGGGCGAGCAGCGAGGCGGCATCCTCCGGGGCCATCAGCCACCACGGCAGCGGTGCCATGGTCACCACCAGCCAGGCGGTCCTGCAGCAGGTCTCCCCAGCCAGCTTGGACCCGGGCCACGGTTTGCTCTCTCCCGACGGTAAAATG ATCTCTGTGTCAGGTGGTGGGCTGCCGCCGGTGAGCACCCTGACCAACATCCACAGCCTGTCCCACCACAACCCACAGCAGTCCCAGAACCTCATCATGACGCCGCTCTCAGGAGTCATGGCTATTGCACAGA GTCTGAACACCTCGCAGGCGCAGAGCGTCCCTGTCATCAACAGTGTGGCCGGCAgcttggcagccctgcagccagtgCAGTTCTcgcagcagctgcacagcccaCACCAGCAGCCACTCATGCAGCAGTCACCCAGCCACATGGCCCAGCAGCCCTTCATGGCCACGGTCACCCAGCTGCAGAACTCGCACA TGTATGCACACAAGCAGGAGCCCCCCCAGTATTCCCACACCTCCCGCTTCCCCTCAGCGATGGTGGTGACAGacaccagcagcatcagcacGCTCACCAACATGTCTTCCAGCAAGCAG TGTCCCCTGCAAGCCTGGTGA
- the HNF1B gene encoding hepatocyte nuclear factor 1-beta isoform X1: MVSQLSALQRELLGALLSSGATKEGLIRALEDMVPAAGFGVKLESLPLSPGGPPDGKPGFVPLANGHGKGKLSGDEGSEDGDDFDTPQILRELQALNTEEAVEQRAEVDRMISEDPWRAAKMIKGYMQQHNIPQREVVDVTGLNQSHLSQHLNKGTPMKTQKRAALYTWYVRKQREILRQFNQTVQGCENRTDKSSQDQLLFLFPEFNQQNQGAGQLDDACTETPSKKMRRNRFKWGPASQQILYQAYDRQKNPSKEEREALVEECNRAECLQRGVSPSKAHGLGSNLVTEVRVYNWFANRRKEEAFRQKLAMDAYSSGQPPHSMNLLLSHGSPHHNQPSASPPSKMPGVRYGQGASSEAASSGAISHHGSGAMVTTSQAVLQQVSPASLDPGHGLLSPDGKMISVSGGGLPPVSTLTNIHSLSHHNPQQSQNLIMTPLSGVMAIAQSLNTSQAQSVPVINSVAGSLAALQPVQFSQQLHSPHQQPLMQQSPSHMAQQPFMATVTQLQNSHMYAHKQEPPQYSHTSRFPSAMVVTDTSSISTLTNMSSSKQCPLQAW; the protein is encoded by the exons ATGGTGTCCCAGCTGAGCGCCCTGCAGCGGGAGCTCCTGGGCGCCCTGCTCAGCTCCGGGGCCACCAAGGAGGGGCTGATCCGCGCCCTGGAGGACATGGTGCCCGCCGCCGGCTTCGGCGTCAAACTGGAGAGCCTGCCGCTGTCCCCCGGCGGGCCGCCCGACGGCAAGCCCGGCTTCGTGCCGCTGGCCAACGGGCACGGCAAGGGCAAGCTGTCCGGCGACGAGGGCTCGGAGGACGGCGACGACTTCGACACGCCGCAGATTCTCCGCGAGCTGCAGGCGCTCAACACCGAGGAGGCCGTGGAGCAGCGGGCAGAAGTGGACAGGATGATCAG TGAGGACCCGTGGCGGGCGGCGAAGATGATCAAGGGCTacatgcagcagcacaacatcCCGCAGCGCGAGGTGGTGGATGTCACCGGCCTCAACCAGTCGCACCTCTCTCAGCACCTCAACAAAGGCACCCCCATGAAGACACAGAAGCGGGCTGCCCTCTACACGTGGTACGTCCGCAAGCAGCGGGAGATCCTGCGGC agtTCAACCAGACAGTCCAGGGGTGTGAAAATAGGACAGACAAAAGCAGTCAGGatcagctgctgtttctctttccagAGTTCAATCAGCAGAACCAGGGGGCTGGCCAGCTCGACGATGCCTGCACCGAAACCCCCAGCAAGAAGATGCGCCGCAACCGCTTCAAGTGGGGGCCGGCCTCCCAGCAAATCTTGTACCAAGCCTACGACCGCCAAAAGAACCCCAGCAAGGAGGAGCGCGAGGCGCTGGTGGAGGAGTGCAACAG GGCCGAGTGCCTGCAGCGAGGGGTGTCACCATCCAAGGCACATGGACTTGGCTCCAACCTGGTGACGGAGGTGCGTGTCTACAACTGGTTTGCCAACCGGCGGAAGGAGGAAGCTTTCCGCCAGAAGTTGGCTATGGACGCCTACAGCTCAGGCCAGCCCCCGCACAGCATGAACCTGCTGCTGTCCCACGGCTCCCCACACCACAACCAGCCCAGCGCCTCACCGCCCAGCAAGATGCCAG GGGTCCGGTACGGCCAGGGGGCGAGCAGCGAGGCGGCATCCTCCGGGGCCATCAGCCACCACGGCAGCGGTGCCATGGTCACCACCAGCCAGGCGGTCCTGCAGCAGGTCTCCCCAGCCAGCTTGGACCCGGGCCACGGTTTGCTCTCTCCCGACGGTAAAATG ATCTCTGTGTCAGGTGGTGGGCTGCCGCCGGTGAGCACCCTGACCAACATCCACAGCCTGTCCCACCACAACCCACAGCAGTCCCAGAACCTCATCATGACGCCGCTCTCAGGAGTCATGGCTATTGCACAGA GTCTGAACACCTCGCAGGCGCAGAGCGTCCCTGTCATCAACAGTGTGGCCGGCAgcttggcagccctgcagccagtgCAGTTCTcgcagcagctgcacagcccaCACCAGCAGCCACTCATGCAGCAGTCACCCAGCCACATGGCCCAGCAGCCCTTCATGGCCACGGTCACCCAGCTGCAGAACTCGCACA TGTATGCACACAAGCAGGAGCCCCCCCAGTATTCCCACACCTCCCGCTTCCCCTCAGCGATGGTGGTGACAGacaccagcagcatcagcacGCTCACCAACATGTCTTCCAGCAAGCAG TGTCCCCTGCAAGCCTGGTGA